TGGATAAACCAGTCAATTTTCCGTTCAATTCTGGAATGACCTTACCAACGGCTTTTGCAGCACCAGTGGACGAAGGAATGATGTTACCAGAAGCAGTTCTTCCTCCTCTCCAATCCTTGTGCGAGGGCCCATCAACAGTTTTCTGGGTGGCAGTAATGGAATGAATGGTGGTCATTAAACCGTCCTTGATTCCAAACTTGTCGTTGATGACCTTGGCCAATGGGGCCAAGCAGTTGGTCGTACACGAGGCATTCGAGATAATGTTAAGATCTGGTGTGTACTTGTCTTCATTGACACCCACAACGAACATTGGCGCATCAGCAGAAGGAGCGGTGATAAGAACCTTTTTGGCACCAGCATCAAGATGTTTTTGGGCGCctgccaacttggtgaaaacaCCGGTAGAGTCAATCACATACTCAACTTTGTCTTTTCCCCATGGAATGTTGACTGGATCACGTTCTTGATAGACCTTTATAACGTGACCATTGATCACCAAGGTGTTGTCTTCAGAAGTGACTTCACCTTTGAACCTACCGTGGGTGGAGTCGTATTTGAACATGTAAGCCGCATAGTCA
The window above is part of the Yamadazyma tenuis chromosome 4, complete sequence genome. Proteins encoded here:
- the TDH1_1 gene encoding Glyceraldehyde-3-phosphate dehydrogenase (EggNog:ENOG503NUCI; COG:G), with amino-acid sequence MKIGINGFGRIGRLVLRIAIARPDIEVVAINDPFIAADYAAYMFKYDSTHGRFKGEVTSEDNTLVINGHVIKVYQERDPVNIPWGKDKVEYVIDSTGVFTKLAGAQKHLDAGAKKVLITAPSADAPMFVVGVNEDKYTPDLNIISNASCTTNCLAPLAKVINDKFGIKDGLMTTIHSITATQKTVDGPSHKDWRGGRTASGNIIPSSTGAAKAVGKVIPELNGKLTGLSMRVPTTDVSVVDLTVNLATTTTYEEICATVKAAAEGPLKGVLGYTEESVVSSDFVTSHESSVFDAKAGIMLTPTFVKLIAWYDNEYGYSTRVVDLLEYVAKQ